GACACTCCGCCAATGACCACGAACGACTGGCCGGTGTACTCGCCAAACCGGTAGATCTCCTTGTCCCGCTGGTCCTTCTTGCCCGCATCCTGCGGCGAGGAAATGCCCAGGACGGCGTGCAGCGCAATCGACACCGCAATCGACGCACCCACCGTCCACAGCAACGGGGCCACATAGGCGACTTCCGTGACCGGTCTGGTGCCGGCCAGGCCCAGGATGACGGCGACGTAAACGCTGTAGGACGCCGCCGCCACCACCCCCATGACCCACGCGCTCTTTTCCTCAAAGGACATTTTCCACTCCTGGACCACGCAACCATGTAAAACAAACTTGACACTGCAAACGTAAAGAATCTTTGACACCATGTCAAGAGTCTTAGACCACACAGAGAACCAGCCGGAGGATTCCGACTCCAGTCTGAGATGAAAGACACCAGAGTCCCGTGAGGCTCATCACGTCGGCCGGCCAAGTGGTCTGCTGGTTAGCGATCCCCCTCCCAACGACGAGAAGGTATTCGCATGCAGCAAACAGAAACTGCCGCCAGGCAAGAGAAAATGTCGACGGCACACCAGCCGGCCTCCGTCGGAAGTGTCCTCAATCGGGGACTGAACGTCCGCCATATACGCTTTATGGCACTCGGCTCGGCCATCGGCACGGGCCTGTTCTATGGCTCGGCGTCCGCCATCCAGAAAGCAGGCCCTGCCGTGCTTTTCGCCTACATCATCGGCGGAGCGGCTGTGTTCCTGGTGATGCGCGCGCTCGGCGAAATGGCGGTGCGGCACCCTGTTTCCGGCTCGTTCGGCCAGTACGCCAGCCGCTACCTCGGTCCGCTGGCAGGCTTTGTGACCGGCTGGACCTACGTTTTTGAAATGGCCATAGTGGCGATCGCCGACGTCACAGCCTTCAGCATCTATATGGGCTTTTGGTTCCCCCAGGTGGACCGCTGGATCTGGACTCTCGCCATCATCTTTTTCCTGGCCGCCCTGAACCTGCTCAGCGTCAAAGTGTTCGGCGAATTGGAGTTCTGGTTCTCCCTGATCAAGGTGGTGGCAATCATCTCGATGATCGTCGGAGGCGCCGCCATCATCGCGTTCGGCTTTCAGGCAGGGGGCTCAACAGTTGCGCCTGGACTGGGCAACCTGGTGGAGCACGGCGGAATGTTCCCCCACGGCTTCGAAGGCCTGCTCGCCTCGTTTGCCGTGGTGATGTTCGCGTTTGGCGGGATCGAAACCATCGGCATCACCGCGGGTGAGGCAGCCGATCCGAAGAAGGTCATCCCGCAGGCAGTGAACACGGTTCCGGTACGCGTCCTGCTGTTCTACGTGCTGACCCTTGGTGTGCTGATGAGCCTGTTCCCCTGGAATGAGATCGGCAGCAACGGCAGCCCCTTCGTCCAGATCTTCAGCGGCCTGGGGATTCCCGCCGCACCGCACATCCTCAACGCCGTGGTGATCACGGCCGCACTTTCCGCCATCAACAGCGATATCTTCGGCGCCGGACGCATCCTGTTCGGTCTGGCGAAGCAGGGCCACGCGCCGGCAGCCTTCGGCCGGGTATCACGCCACGGAGTCCCGTGGATGACCGTGGTGATGATGGCCGGCATCCTGCTGGTGGGCGTGGTCCTGAACGCCGTGATCCCTGAGGACGTCTTTGTGCTCATCGCTTCGATCGCCACCTTCGCCACGGTGTGGGTCTGGGTGATGATCCTGGCCTCCCATGTGGCGATGAAGCGGGAGATCGTACGGAAGAGCCTGCCGCCGTCGGACTTCCCGTCCCCGTGGTGGCCTGCGGCGTCCGTCCTGGCCATCGCCTTCATGGCGATGGTCATTGTGATCCTGGGCGTTTTCGACGACACCCGGGTGGCGCTCTACGTCGGCGCTGGCTGGCTTGCCGTGCTAGTCCTCGCCTATCAGCTCTGGGTAAGGGGGAACGGACGACGCCGGGCCGAACTGACGGACGAAACGTCACCGGTGCCGGTGGTCACGTGTGTGGCAGCGGGCGCTAAGTCCCGCGTGTAACCACAAGCGGTTGAACCAGTGCCGTCCGGGCCCTCCGGGAGCTAAGATCAGGCATGGTTCCACTCTCCAACCTCTTGGCGTTTGCGCTCGCATCCGTGGTGCTGATAGCAATCCCGGGGCCCAGTGTCCTATTCGTGATCGGACGTTCCCTGGCCCTTGGATGGAAGGGTGGCGTGCTGACCGTACTGGGCAATGCAGCCGGGCAACTGGTGCAGGTGGCCGCGGTCGCGCTCGGAGTGGGCATTGTGGTGGCACATTCCGTCATCCTGTTCAGCCTGGTCAAGCTGGCAGGCGCCGCCTACCTGGTCTATCTCGGCATCAAAGCCATCCGGCACCGGCGCCGCCATTCCCTTGCCGAGCGCCGGCCAAAGGATTCCTCGCCCCGACGACTGATGGGAGAGGGACTGGTTGTGGGTGTAACCAACCCCAAGTCCGTGGTGTTCTTCGTTGCCGTGCTGCCGCAATTTGTGGACTACCCGTCCGGGGCCATACCCTTCCAGCTCGCGCTGCTGGGTGCTGTATTCCTGCTGATCGCTATCGTTTCGGACAGTCTCTGGGCCGTAGCCGCAGGTTCAGCCCGCGAATGGTTCGTCCGGTCCCCCGGCCGGATTTCAGCGGTGGAGGCGACGGGTGGAGCTTTGATGATCGGCATCGGCGGGACCCTTGCCCTGACCGGCAGCAAGTCCTAGTAGCCTGCCCGGACAGGCAGGCAACCAGGACTCCCCGAGCTGCTTAGCCCGCGGCAACTGCCGAGCGGACGGCCACCGGCATCGGCGTTGCGGGCCGGCCGATCAGCGTGCGGAGGTCGGAACCGCTGACCAGGAGGTCGCCGCGGGCGATGCCGAGGTCGGAATCGGCCAGGATGTCGGCGAAGGCCTGCGGAACCCCGAATCCGGCGAGGAGTCCGGCGTAGTCCTCGGCCGGAAGATCCTGGTACGCCACGGGCTTGCCGGCCGCAGCGCTGATTTCCCGGGCCAGCTCGGCGAGCGTAAAGGCGTGGTCACCGCCGAGTTCATAGACCCTGCCGGCCTGGTTGTCGGCAATAAGGACGGCCGCGGCGGCTTCGGCATAGTCCGCGCGGGACGCAGCGCTGACTTTGCCGTCGCCGGCGCTTCCGGCGAGGGCACCCTGGGCCAGCGTTCCCGGCAGCTGGTCGGTGTAGTTTTCGAGGTACCAGCCATTGCGAAGGAGAGCGAACGGGATGCCGGACTCCTTCAGGATGGCCTCCGTTGCCTGGTGTTCGGCGGCCAGCTTCATGCCGGTGGTGTCGGCGTTGGCGATGCTGGTATAGGCAACCAGCTCCACGCCTTCCGCCTTGGCTGCCTCAATCACCGTACGGTGCTGGTCAACGCGCTGGCCAACCTCGCTGCCGGAAATGAGGAGCACCTTGCGGGCACCTTTCAGCGCGTTCGCCACGGAAGCAGCGTCCGAATAGTCCATCGGCTTGACCTGCACGCCGCGGGACTGGAAGTCGGCGAGCTTTTCTAGGGAACGGCCCGTGGCCACAATCTCCGCTGCCGGGACGTTGCGCTGGAGCAGGGCCTCGACGACGTGGCGGCCAAGCTGTCCGGTTGCTCCGGTAATGACGATGCTCATGGGCGTTTCCTTTCACTATTTTGTCAGGGTCACCCCTCATAACCAGCCTTCGGCCGGTTTACTTCCTAAAGGAGAGTACGCACTTCTAAGTAAGGTACTGACCCTTTGGTAAGATTTGGCCATGGAGGCGAATCTTCTGGCAGCCCATCTGCCCACTCAGTTACCGCCGGACCTGGCCGACGGCGTCTTTCCGGCCGGGTGCCCCAGCCGGACGGTTCTGGACCACATCACCAGCAAATGGGGGGTGCTCATCCTTGTGGCTCTCTCCGAAGGTGAGCACCGCTGGAGCGAACTCCGGCGACGAGCCGAGGGCATCAGCGAGAAAATGCTGGCACAGACCCTCAAGACCCTGGAACGCGACGGCCTTGTGCTGCGGACTGCCCGGCCGGTGATTCCGCCACACGTGGACTACAGCCTGACGGAGCGCGGCTACGAACTGACCGCGCTGCTGGTTCCCCTGGTCGCCTGGGCCTACGACAACGCTGGTGACATCCTCAACGGCTGGCGCTGACCAAAAACAGGTAGTGACCCTCCGCAAAAACGAGTACATGTTATTGATGTGACTGGTGTGACTTTCGCCTACTCTTGAGGTCAGGTGCCAGCCGGGATAGGAGGACCATCCTCAGCTGGAGCGTTCCCGGCACCCGCACCGATGTGAGCGGCCCCGCCGCTTTCAAGGAGTGGTTCGCATGGTGAAAGCACATGTCCAGGACCTGGCCAGCATGGGGCAGCCGGTTCGACTATCCTCCCTCGTTGTCAGGGCCTGGAACCAGGTCCTGGCGGCCCTCCGTCCGGGCTGCCCCTATCAGGTGGGAGATGCCGTGGTGGGAGAGGATCCGTTCAACGGCCGGCACGAGGGCATCGTGATGTCCCGCCGGAGTTCGTTTGTGGAACTCGGAACAGCTGCCGGTGTCTTCTACTACGACCACCGGCAGCTCAGGCGACAGGACTAGCCCTGCAGGACGTGAGGAAGCGTCCGTCCGAACCCTGCAGGACGTGAGGAAGCGTCCGGCCGAACCCTGCAGGACGTGAGGAAGCGTCGGGAGTTACCGCGCGGACCAGCCGCCGTCCATGGTGTAGCTGGCCCCGGTCACCATGCCTGCGTGGTCCGAGGCCAGCCAGGCCACCAGCGAGGCCACCTCCTCCGGCTCCACGAGGCGCTTGATGGCTGACTCGGTGAGCATGACCCTGGCAAGGACCTCCGACTCCGGTATCCCGTGCACCAGGGCCTGGTCCGTGATCTGCTTCTCCACAAGTGCGGTACGTACGTAGCCCGGGTTGATGCAGTTGGATGTGACTCCGTGTTCCCCGCCCTCCAGCGCCGTGACCTTGCTCAGCCCTTCGAGGCCATGCTTCGCGGAAACATATGCGCTCTTGAACGGGGAGGCCCGGAGTCCGTGCACCGAGGACAGGTTGATGATGCGGCCGAACCCGTTGGCATACATGTGCGGCAGCGCGGCCCGGATGAGCAGGAACGGCGCCTCCAGCATGAGGGAAATGATCCGGCGGAAGTCGGCAGGATCGAATTCCTCCAGGGGACTGATCCGCTGGATCCCGGCGTTGTTCACCAGGATGTCGCAGTCCAGGCTCAGGGTGGCGAGCCTGTCCACGTCCAGCAGGTCAACGGCCCAGGCCGTGCCGCCCACTTCATCAGCCAGCGCCGCCGCACCGGCGGAGTCGACGTCGGCCACTACTACCTTGGCGCCCCGGGAAGCGAGCTCCCGGACGCACGCGGCCCCGATCCCGCTCGCTCCGCCGGTCACGAGGGCCTTGCGCCCGTTCAATTCGTGTTCCATTGCTGTTCCCCTCGTGTGCTTACCCGACAAAGGTTCCAACGGCTCAAGCAGCTCAGCGTGAGCCGGCTGGCAGGAGTCCTTCGCGGGCGGCGTCGGCCTTGTCCACGTCCTCCAGGGCGATGCCCTTGGTCTCCTTCAGGCTCAGCACCGCTGCCGTGGTGATGGCACAGGCCACCAGCAGGTAGATGGCTGTGGGCAGCCATGAACCTGTGTCCTTCAGCCACTGGGTGGCGAGGAGGGGAGCGAGGGAACCGGCGAAGATGGACGTCACCTGTGAACCCAGCGAGACGCCCGAATAGCGCATTCTGGTGGGGAACAGCTCCGCCATGATGGCCGGCTGGCCGGCGTACATGAAGGCGTGCAGGCACAGGCCGATGGTCACGGCCAGCACAATCACCACGGGGTTGCGCGTGTCGAACATCGGGAAGGCGAAGAACGGCCAGGCAGCACCGGCTATCGCACCGAACAGGTACACGGGTTTCCGTCCCACGTTGTCCACGAGCCGTCCCACCTGCGGGATGACCAGGAAATGGATGACGTGCGCGATCAGGAGCGCCAGCAGGAGCGAGGAGGTGTCGTACTTGTGCACGCTCTTGAGGTAGACGATGGCGAAGCTGACCACCAGGTAGTACATGATGTTCTCCGCGAAGCGCAGACCCATCGCCTGCAGGATGCCTTTGGGGTACTTGCGCACCACCTCGAAGACGCCGTAACTGACAGCCTGCTCCTTTTCCACCAGGGCCTTGGCCTCCAGGAAAATCGGAGCCTCCGTGACGTGGGTGCGGATGTAGTAGCCAACGAACACGATCACCGCGGAGAGCCAGAACGCCACCCGCCAGCCCCAGCCAAGGAAGGCTTCCGGGCTCAGGGAAGTGGACATGATGAACAGCACCAGAGTGGCAAGCAGGTTACCCACGGGCACGGCGGCCTGGGGCCAGCTGGACCAGAATCCGCGGGTCTTGTTGGGGCTGTGTTCGGCCACCAGGAGCACGGCACCGCCCCATTCACCGCCCAAGGCGAAGCCCTGGATGAAGCGGAGGGCCACAAGCAACGCGGGGGCCAGGTAACCGATGTCGGCAAAGCCCGGGAGACAGCCCATCAGGAAGGTGGCCACGCCCACGATGACGATGGTCAGCTGCAGCGTTGGTTTCCGGCCCAGCTTGTCGCCGATCTGGCCGAACACGATCCCGCCAAGGGGGCGTGCCACGAAGCCCACAGCGTAGGTGAGGAACGCCTGGATGACGCCATCCAGGTCGTTGCCCGTGGCCGGGAAGAAGTACTTTCCGAACACCAGGGTCGCGGCCGTGGCGTAGAGGAAGAATTCATACCATTCCACCACTGTGCCCACCATGGAGGCGGCCACAATCTTCTTCAGTCCGGATCCCTTGGGTGCGGATCCCGCGGCGTTGTTTGCCGAGCGCTGCTCTACGCTCATGAGTTTCTCCTTAGTGTCCACATTGACACGTGCTGTGATCCACAGCACTAATGGCTCCCCTGAGTATTGCTGCACAAACATGCGCATTCAATAACCAAAACGGCACCGCTTGTGTGCACAATTGCAGATATGAAGCCCCATCCCGATGACCTGTTGGTTCTGCTCGCGGTGTCCCGCTCGGCAAAATTTACGACGGCGGCCCAGGCTTTGGGGCTGAACCACACCACCGTCTCACGCCGGATAGCAGCACTTGAGAAGGCGCTGGGCGGCCGTGTCCTGGCCAGGGCGGCCGGCGGCTGGGAGCTCACCGAGCTGGGCACGGAGGCCGTCCGCGTTGCCGAGCAGGTGGAGGCGGCAGTGAGCGGGCTGGGACCGGGGGGAAAGGCACCCGACCCGATTGCCGGCGTCGTCCGCATGACGGCGACCGACGGCTTCAGCGCCTACATTGCGGCGCCGGCCGTGGCGGGCCTGCGGAGGCAGCATCCGGGACTCAGCGTGGAAGTGGTGACCATGACCCGGCGTGCACTCCAGCAGCGCTCCGGGCTGGACATCGAAGTGGTGGTGGGCGTGCCCCAGGTTCACCGGGCCGAGGCCATCAGGCTGGGCGAATACATGCTCGGGATGTACGCGTCGCGTTCCTACCTGGCCGAGAACGGAACCCCGGCCACCGTGGCGGAACTGACTGAGCACCCGCTGGTCTACTTCGTGGATTCCATGCTGCAGGTTGACGACCTCGACGCTCCAAGGCGGCTCGTGCCGGCCATGCGTGACGGGCTCACGTCCACGAACGTGTTTGTCCATGTGGAGGCCACCCGGGCTGGTGCGGGCATCGGCTTCCTGCCCTGCTTCATGGGCGACCTCCACGACGACCTGGTCCGGCTGCTCCCCGCCGACTTCGCCGAACTGCTCCCCTACTGGATGGTGCTGCGGCAGGATTCCATGCGCCGCCCTGCCGTGGCCGCCGTCGTGCAGGCACTCCGGGACCGGATGGCGGAGCACCGCGAGGCGCTGCTGGGCCGGGGCAAAACCCCGTCGATTGTTCCGTAGGGGCGCCGTTTTGGAGCCCGAAAAGGGCCGCTACGGAGCAATCGATGGGCTGGCGGGAGACGGGGTGGCGGGGTCGTGCCGGACCGGGGAGCCGGCCGCGAAGGCACGCACCTGGGCGTCATTCCAGAGATGCGCCGGAACAGCGCCGCCCAGGAGCCGTCGGGCCAGCTGGGGATCGCCGTCGAGCGGCAGATCGCTGCCGGCCATCACCATGTTCCCGTACCGCCGGCCCTTGAGCATGGCCGGATCCGCGATGATGACCGTGTGCTCGAAGGAGGCCGCGATGGTGGCCGCATCCTCACGCGCGTTCCTAAGGTCCGGCGCGTCGCCCGAATTGACCACGTAGATGCCTCCGGGCGCCAGGACCCGGCGGACGTGGTCATTGAATTCCCGGGTAGTGAGCGGCCGGGGAGTCAGCGCTCCGGCAAAGACGTCCCGGATGATGAAGTCCCGGGTTTCCGGCGTGAGCGTCTCTGTGACCTCGCGGGCCTCCCCCACCCGGATCCTGAGCAGCGGAGCCTTGGGCAGATCGAACCAGCCGCGCACATACCCTGCGAGCTTTCCGTCGAGCTCCACCACCACCTGCCGCGCATCAGGGTAGGCGGAGTGGAAGTAGCGGGCCAGGGAGCAGGCGCCGCCCCCCAGATGCAGTCCCCGCAGGCGGGCCGGTTCCGCGGACTTCGGCCTGCTTCCGGCAGAGCCCGACGGCGGCCAGCGCGATTCGATGAGGGCAGCCATCCAGCGCATGTATTCAAAATCCAGGAAGAGCGGATCGGCGAGGTCGATGTGAGAGCTCATGACGCCGTTGATTTTCAGGAGCCAGCCGTTGGAATTGTCCTGGTCCGCGATCAGCTCGCAGTCGCCGGTGTCGATGTAGTAGACGCCCTCCACCGGCCCGTCCGGCCGGGTGCCGCTGGCCACCTCCACCACTCCGGCCACCGGGCGCAGGCTGTTCCGCGCAGCCGACCTGCCGCGCTTCGCCACTAGTTGCACCAGGCTTCAGTCATGGTTCAACCCTAGTTCACGCTAACTGGCCGGGGATGCCTCTTCGCCCGCCCTGATCCGCTTGACCACTGCCGTGGTGGAGCGTTCGGCAACGTAATCCAGAATGGCCACCCGTCCGCCGTAGTCCTCCACTGCCGGCGTCTCCTCCAGCATCTCTGGGGTGTAGTCCCCGCCCTTGGCATATACCTCGGGCCGGA
Above is a window of Arthrobacter pascens DNA encoding:
- a CDS encoding amino acid permease — encoded protein: MQQTETAARQEKMSTAHQPASVGSVLNRGLNVRHIRFMALGSAIGTGLFYGSASAIQKAGPAVLFAYIIGGAAVFLVMRALGEMAVRHPVSGSFGQYASRYLGPLAGFVTGWTYVFEMAIVAIADVTAFSIYMGFWFPQVDRWIWTLAIIFFLAALNLLSVKVFGELEFWFSLIKVVAIISMIVGGAAIIAFGFQAGGSTVAPGLGNLVEHGGMFPHGFEGLLASFAVVMFAFGGIETIGITAGEAADPKKVIPQAVNTVPVRVLLFYVLTLGVLMSLFPWNEIGSNGSPFVQIFSGLGIPAAPHILNAVVITAALSAINSDIFGAGRILFGLAKQGHAPAAFGRVSRHGVPWMTVVMMAGILLVGVVLNAVIPEDVFVLIASIATFATVWVWVMILASHVAMKREIVRKSLPPSDFPSPWWPAASVLAIAFMAMVIVILGVFDDTRVALYVGAGWLAVLVLAYQLWVRGNGRRRAELTDETSPVPVVTCVAAGAKSRV
- a CDS encoding LysE family translocator — its product is MVPLSNLLAFALASVVLIAIPGPSVLFVIGRSLALGWKGGVLTVLGNAAGQLVQVAAVALGVGIVVAHSVILFSLVKLAGAAYLVYLGIKAIRHRRRHSLAERRPKDSSPRRLMGEGLVVGVTNPKSVVFFVAVLPQFVDYPSGAIPFQLALLGAVFLLIAIVSDSLWAVAAGSAREWFVRSPGRISAVEATGGALMIGIGGTLALTGSKS
- a CDS encoding SDR family oxidoreductase; this encodes MSIVITGATGQLGRHVVEALLQRNVPAAEIVATGRSLEKLADFQSRGVQVKPMDYSDAASVANALKGARKVLLISGSEVGQRVDQHRTVIEAAKAEGVELVAYTSIANADTTGMKLAAEHQATEAILKESGIPFALLRNGWYLENYTDQLPGTLAQGALAGSAGDGKVSAASRADYAEAAAAVLIADNQAGRVYELGGDHAFTLAELAREISAAAGKPVAYQDLPAEDYAGLLAGFGVPQAFADILADSDLGIARGDLLVSGSDLRTLIGRPATPMPVAVRSAVAAG
- a CDS encoding winged helix-turn-helix transcriptional regulator, whose translation is MEANLLAAHLPTQLPPDLADGVFPAGCPSRTVLDHITSKWGVLILVALSEGEHRWSELRRRAEGISEKMLAQTLKTLERDGLVLRTARPVIPPHVDYSLTERGYELTALLVPLVAWAYDNAGDILNGWR
- a CDS encoding 3-hydroxybutyrate dehydrogenase, which encodes MEHELNGRKALVTGGASGIGAACVRELASRGAKVVVADVDSAGAAALADEVGGTAWAVDLLDVDRLATLSLDCDILVNNAGIQRISPLEEFDPADFRRIISLMLEAPFLLIRAALPHMYANGFGRIINLSSVHGLRASPFKSAYVSAKHGLEGLSKVTALEGGEHGVTSNCINPGYVRTALVEKQITDQALVHGIPESEVLARVMLTESAIKRLVEPEEVASLVAWLASDHAGMVTGASYTMDGGWSAR
- a CDS encoding MFS transporter; this translates as MSVEQRSANNAAGSAPKGSGLKKIVAASMVGTVVEWYEFFLYATAATLVFGKYFFPATGNDLDGVIQAFLTYAVGFVARPLGGIVFGQIGDKLGRKPTLQLTIVIVGVATFLMGCLPGFADIGYLAPALLVALRFIQGFALGGEWGGAVLLVAEHSPNKTRGFWSSWPQAAVPVGNLLATLVLFIMSTSLSPEAFLGWGWRVAFWLSAVIVFVGYYIRTHVTEAPIFLEAKALVEKEQAVSYGVFEVVRKYPKGILQAMGLRFAENIMYYLVVSFAIVYLKSVHKYDTSSLLLALLIAHVIHFLVIPQVGRLVDNVGRKPVYLFGAIAGAAWPFFAFPMFDTRNPVVIVLAVTIGLCLHAFMYAGQPAIMAELFPTRMRYSGVSLGSQVTSIFAGSLAPLLATQWLKDTGSWLPTAIYLLVACAITTAAVLSLKETKGIALEDVDKADAAREGLLPAGSR
- a CDS encoding LysR family transcriptional regulator, encoding MKPHPDDLLVLLAVSRSAKFTTAAQALGLNHTTVSRRIAALEKALGGRVLARAAGGWELTELGTEAVRVAEQVEAAVSGLGPGGKAPDPIAGVVRMTATDGFSAYIAAPAVAGLRRQHPGLSVEVVTMTRRALQQRSGLDIEVVVGVPQVHRAEAIRLGEYMLGMYASRSYLAENGTPATVAELTEHPLVYFVDSMLQVDDLDAPRRLVPAMRDGLTSTNVFVHVEATRAGAGIGFLPCFMGDLHDDLVRLLPADFAELLPYWMVLRQDSMRRPAVAAVVQALRDRMAEHREALLGRGKTPSIVP
- a CDS encoding spermidine synthase, with protein sequence MAKRGRSAARNSLRPVAGVVEVASGTRPDGPVEGVYYIDTGDCELIADQDNSNGWLLKINGVMSSHIDLADPLFLDFEYMRWMAALIESRWPPSGSAGSRPKSAEPARLRGLHLGGGACSLARYFHSAYPDARQVVVELDGKLAGYVRGWFDLPKAPLLRIRVGEAREVTETLTPETRDFIIRDVFAGALTPRPLTTREFNDHVRRVLAPGGIYVVNSGDAPDLRNAREDAATIAASFEHTVIIADPAMLKGRRYGNMVMAGSDLPLDGDPQLARRLLGGAVPAHLWNDAQVRAFAAGSPVRHDPATPSPASPSIAP